A stretch of DNA from Apis cerana isolate GH-2021 linkage group LG8, AcerK_1.0, whole genome shotgun sequence:
ATAGATGCGATCATTATCATATTCGAGAATTAAAAGTGGGTGGAGATCTTGGACAAGTTTTTTATCATCCATTTGATCTTAGAGATGAAGAATCCATAATCagaactataaaatattctaatgttGTTATTAACTTAATTGGTTCAAATTATGAGACAAGAAACTTTAGTTTTGAAGATGTACATGTAGAAGGAGCAAGAACATTAGCCAAACTTGCTAAGCAATGTAATGTGGAACGTTTCATTCATATGTCATGTTTGAATGTGGAAGAAAAACCTacagtaaattaattatcttatacaattaatagaaaaaatgtatCAAGATCATTAAGATATgtgatatttagaattatatgttttttttaaagttgttttgttttttattaaaattttgagtacttttttaatttatcaatttattatataaattttaatatgtaattttatgatttgacatattatttaaaaacaacataatgaagatataaatattatttttttttcaagccaatcatattgaaagaaagttcaaagatattaaaaacaaaatggaAAGGGGAACTTGctgtaaaagaagaatttccaGAAGCTACTATTATTCGACCATCAGTTATATATGGACACaaggataaatttataagtcaTTATATGGATCAAAACAGACTAAACTCAAATAGGtacatttaatcataattgtttaataataataataataatataaaaatataaatcacaatATTGTAATGAcatgttcattttttataatagattaccTCTATGGgataaaggagaaaaaacTGAGAAACAACCAGTATCTATTCATGATGTAATTTCAGGTATTGTAGCGATCATAAGAAATTCTGATACTGCTGGAAAAACTTATCAATTTGTTGGGTGTGTATTATACATTGTTATactattaaaactttatatatatataagataaagattaaaaatatttattttagaccAAAACGGTATAAATTAAACGAGTTAGTTAAATGGatgtttgatataaaattcaaatattttgaaaataacataaaGATAGTTGACATGAAATATGATCCATATGCTTGGTTAAAAACTTCTcttagagaatatatatatgcaatacaTCCTACAACAGATATGTTATGGGAAGTATTAGAATGTGTAAGTGTacttaaagtttttaattgatttaagtCATTATGCattgattttagaaataaaaaatgtattcattaaattttgtttagcaTCACATCAATGATAAGATAGATTCTGCTTTACCAACTTTGGACGATTTAGGAATAACACCGATTGATTTACAAACTCGAATAGAATGGGAAATTACTCCATATATAGAATACaaaatggaaatagaaaatttacaaagaatAATCCCACCCAATGTAAAGTCTATACCAAAATGAAAATGCTTacatttatagtttataaaaaattaattttgtgatttaaataaaaagcgaatataaaaatattatttcgattttttatatcgtatttacattaaaatatttattttactatagttttcatgtaataaacattattattaattttttttatcatttattaaatgatacatcattttattacttattaatatatagattattctaattataagaaaaaattacagagtttattttcgttatacaATAGAtgttagtaaaaaatatatgctaGTTTGGTCCTCGGTTATTATGCTGACCGAAAGCCAtgcaaattttacatttaaagaacttttttctttttttttttcattatatacttaaatatatataggttTTTCGACTAATTAAAACttcgataaaaaatgtaattgtatgatttaaaaatttgaacattaaagaaaatactatatataaaaacatgatttaaatcataaaatgataaaattggattctttttattaaagtaatcttttttatataaaaaagactatgtaaaaattcatatgatagattaatattcagagatttgaaatgtttttatttaattccttaaaattaataataataaaattttattattattaaaaaagacatTTATAatctacaaataatttaaatctataaatttaaaaaaaatattcttgcaataagaattaaattctcgtaaaaaaagaataatagcactattatatttatttctttcaaaataatgcaaattttttgcCAAAGAATTGTTACATAAATTGATtacttacatttttatattgtttacatACTTTCATTAttgttgatataaattatttaattctggttgtttttatataatcaaagatataataaaaaattacattatataaaatatttaacaaaatttccttaattaacatattcgaaataaacatactatatatattatcttaatattaacaaatatttcaaaaacagttaagaaaataatttcctatatatgagtatatatatgtaagtgatacaaaaattgtaaaaaatttaaattgatattaaatttaaaaaaataatctataatcaaaattgttgaaaatatattttttaatgatgcttttgtaataaatcttcagattagattaaaaataatttaagggataggttaaaaatgatttaataaacaaatcatttatttctgaatttgcttctataatttatagaataaatttgaaattaatgcaattttgCTAGCTAGATATATTAAAGCTCATAGTATGTTTAAAATGTACgagtataataatcaaatggaAAAAGTTTCTTGGCAATGATTTCATATGATAGAAGTTCaacaatattaaacatttattaaaattgctattattatagtCGTtactttgttttatataaaataaaattgaaaaaattttaattttaagttatttatattatgttaatattttatattatatatatgaaaataatttaaaataaaaaaaatgtgtcaaaaattttcattcaagccctaaaaaatattattaggatgtgtgttatattatatattaaatatatttaatattactaatcTCTTCGATATGtcagttattaattattttatattatttaattatattatttatattatttaattatataattatttattaataattaatgtttaacgATTGTTGAACTAAAATCGATGATTTTATCGaagagattaataattttaaaaaattaattgttgtttcatttttcgtttttaaatttataagaataacaaattaataatatggtattaaattttatatctaaatcataaaatagcTAAAACTGTTCCCAATTAACTATATTTCAACGATGTGCATCTTATAAAGCTAACCTTAATTTACTGAAAGAAATTCATAGAGAACAAAAGAATGAGGAACAAAGTGATTGGCAATGTAAAAATTCCAACAACTCCAGAACCCAGATTATCTTGGACGACATTATCATGACATTTGGCAATTAGACTAAAATCTACAAAGTTCATCGGTTTTCCATTGTATTCAATTGGAGAGatacaataattctttttctgaaACTCGGTAATAGTTCCATTGACAAAATCGCTTTCTAATACATTGTGAGCTTGACAGTCGCAAGGAAAATGGTTATCGATAGCGCTAATAGAGCTCACTTCTAAATTAATGTCTTTGGCATGACGAGGTGCCTCCAAAACATGATTTCCATGAAATCTCAGCATCTCTATACTATTTTCATATCgtagaaacaatttttcgattagatcgattttgttatttaatatattcagtcTATCAACATGAGCAAGTCCAGTGAAGGCGTCCTTCTCAACGATGCCCAAGTCACTTTCCTGAATATTCAATGAATGCACATAGGATAAGCCACGGAACGTGTAAGATTGCAGGGAAGACAAGTCCatataagttaattttaaaagtccaACATGTTGTAAGCCATCGAATGCATCTGGTTCAATAGTTCTTATTCCTGACGGAAATATTAAGCGAACTATATTTGTTACACCTGAAAATGCATGACTCTGGATTCTGAGTAATGGGTTATTGCTCAATAGTATTACACGAATGTTGGATGTACCGGCAAATGAATAACCCTCgatatatcgtattttattatttgccaATAATAATACTGATACGTTTTGTAAAGttgcgaatgaaaatttttcgatgaatGGTAAAGGTGTATGCTGAATAGAAAGTTCgcgcaatttatttaaacctCGAAATGCGAACGGACGTATTGTCGATATATTATTACCATCCATCGTTAATTTCCGTAACAGTTTTAAGCCAGCAAATGCATCTCcttttattattggaaaattgttcTTTGTTAAGGAAAGTTCCTCTATTGTTTGAGGTAACTGTTGGGTGGGAATATCTTTTAGCCCACCTGTATTGCAAAGAacctgtaaaattaatttagttcAATAAtgcttttgttattaaaaattaaaaaaatcaaaaaaaatttccattgataaattattatataattatatcttgtttatgtagctaattaatttctcataatttttttttcttagaatttcaattaactaatccaatgtttattaattttttaaaattatattaaaatatttatatataaaataataacatatgaacttaatattgtatatactatatagttctgtaaagtttttaattaaaattattttttttataaagttttttaccaatttttttaaattttattaattcttataattcggaatttttattgttttttaaaaatacaatataattatattttttattttgtatctttctattttgtattcattttataaaatatttttacctgtTTCGGAGAAAGACAAATACATTCTGCAGAGCAATCCCAATTTTTCGCGGTAGTAGTTTCTTGttctaaagtaaattttagaCTCAACGTCACTATCCACAGCAGGTAATAAATGcagatctataaaaaaaataataaataaataaaagaaataaagttacaaaacagaattttttttcaaatatgtaaATGTCATGCACATAGAAAATGCGAACATGATTGCATATACACGCGATTGTCTCATTTGTACCTGCGCTCTGCAATACATCAATTCCAAAGTTTTTAGGGCGCATGCCTCAGCATCCAGGAAAACGTCGCAAGTAGCTGTCGATGTTCCAATGTATCCTGAAAAATGTTAAGTcccagaaaaaatatttcgacatatcttaaattaaatttattaaattcgtttacttgttttatatatcactGAGATTGAgggtgaaaatataaatataaaagcttATAAAAGCTTACCACTACAAGAAGAAGCAAATTGACTCGAATGTAGATTCTACCATTAACCGAGAGAACGAAACAGACCAGGAAAATTTTGCAATCCGTGGCCGCATTCACCGGCTGGGCTCTGGGCTTTATTTCTCCTTAGCCAACTACCCCCACCCCCATTGAACGATCTGCGCAAGCCCATAATTATTCTCTCCGTGCGCGTAGTCTGGAATAAAACTTATTAGAGATACAGAACTGTAGTGTAAGATAACCAGAATGAAGCGTACTGACCTAGGAAATCATAGTTTGACATAGGTTTTTGAttgttgataattataaaagttgatgcattgataattctatttctttgtttctctctatctttctctagttctttccaattaattttatttctctatgattttttttatttttttttttatctatttttgttttctaatattgttttctaaaattttgatcTTCCTATGACTatctgatttttattatctttttctgatttctttcgtttctttatgatcttcttttgtatttctaattttataatcctttttcttttttttttattattatgtaattcatCTCGCTTTGTtgattttgcttatttttttctcatttttttctatttattattacttttgaatttctttttctttttaaatatttttatttttgaatatttttgattcttatttttttttgtaactgttctttattttttttaatttttttctatactacttttctttattacattcctcattaatatatattttaaagatattttaaagataaactaaggtaaaataaaaaagagactgtaaatcaaaatataatgaaacgaTTCATCAAAACGatgaaaatcaataatcaaatcgtaaattattagtaatcgaggaatttgaaatatgaaaatattgtacttgtttataagaatttgataatgattatgattgatattataagatggtataatttttttaaaataatataaaataaaaaacattatatatattgagatATGGAGTAAAATCATATACAAATCttgttttatgtaattataatatattgttgtttatttttacaatgattGCTTGCTTCatgatttaattgaaattttactcgtgactataattgtatattatatattatgaagatTGTGAACCgaaaagataaatgaatttttgttgaaaatttaaaaaaactttctcaattattaaaaaaatttagccGCTTATTGTCAAAGAAGAAACTTAAACatctattcatataaaaagataaacaatttctttatgaattttttatggtaatatatttcataacaaaCTTGTATACAATTTTAGTAACATAGATTTACATAATAGAAATCTCGTATTATGTGGCGGAAAATGTAAAACATagaaacttataattaattaaaagtgcaaattttttatgtatgtgtgtgtatatacatatacatatgtatatgtatgtgtatactTGTTCTCGTGATAAGTTCcaatgtcaaaaaaaaaatcagtcttaaaaaataatacgatattaaatttatatacgataAGCAAAAGGCAacttttccttcctctccttataatttttttaaaatcataattatatacaatcttaatctgattaatataattaaaatttttaattttcataaggCATCAATAATTGcgttacattataattaagatttatattatttacatataaaaacataattttcaacgctaaatcattttattaagtttggtccatttaaaatttttgcaattttataatgatttgttaatatctttgttttctattttcttctctattacaaagttcaatattttttattaatttattgattttttatatagattttatttgatatgttTTTGAGCaccttctattttaatattatattttctctttttatttttatttttctctttttatttcaaatatattttataattatttttatatttatatttctataatcctttaaatatttttcaatctaaatattcatttttaaactttatatttctttaattgtaataagatTGAACTATTTGTTTGTTTAGGCACATTAtacatcttttattatatttatatctattttttaattttttttctttttaataatatgattatgatattaataacataatatggcattaatatttgaatttatcaaaaagttattttctcacggatttgaatgaaatttttttcaattactttccatgaaatatatgtaatgaaaaaaaaaggatggattctattgattttaaaattgattttaaaaaaatagataaaaattaatatttacatgattaaaatctaattcattGTCAATCCAAATTAttcacttttaataatattagtaataatgtACTATGCTactgcaaattaatttttttttattttttttaaaatcattaaaggttgtttaattatttttttatcatttatgtttcataacaaaatcattaaaaaaaaaatcattaaatctataagaaaatagcttttttcacaaatttaatcactcatgtttattataatcaatcatttttatatatatgctttACATTCtgatcattaaaatcaaattttatttatttataaaaaaaatatttatatcaaaaatcctATTTGAACGTGAAATCAATAGAGAGTGATAAGATAATAAcactcatttatttatatgaaatagtaaaaaatttaatttttttcaaaaataataagaattacgATATAATCAGTTTGTGAAATTTCAATCAGAATGTAAAacattatagtattattttatttcataatcgcATTGCGATTAACTTGCAACAGCGATTTTCAACCatctaatcattttttaaaatacctcATATACataagtcaaaaaaaaaaaaaataaataaataattattgttttaaataaacttcattattatattatatttttattataaattattataagtaaatgaaattttaaaaaaattttttaaaagtaaattacaaaaaaacaaaattttcttaatgaaaaaaatagctattttattttcattttattgcaataataagaaaaaaatactatttaataaaaatgtatagttTTTGTTatcagtaataaaaatatattaaattttttgaattttatagaattttagttGTTTATgtacaatgaaataaaaaagaaaaaaaggttaaAAATCGCTGGATTACaggtacaatattataattctattataaaactaCCACGAAGTTTCTGTTTCATCTGAATCTTATCTcatggaaataattatttgagtttcatttatattcttcaattcttataaaagaaaattatacagaataaaaaaagatattcaggtgaaattcatttaaataatacaatttcaagACAGTTTTACTTTGTACTTATTGGtgagtatttttatatcaaataatggcACAGTGAAATCTGTCCAGATAgcaatacaattaaaaacaaCGAACAGTTTTCACAAGTTTCaacatggaaaaaaataaaagaacaataGTAGAAgtctcttatatttttattatgaacaaATTTCACTGTATAAAAactgaatagaattttttattctttttatttttattctgtttgtACTTCTTAAAATGAGATCTTATGGTGACtggtatcaatttttaaaagaaagtatATGAATTTTCAGTTTGtaactattaattatgaaaccTTTATATTGTccttttatatgttataagaatctttttttctgttatatgataaatatttagcaCATATTGAACacatttaataacttattttaaatgcaattacAAGAAACATCAAATGcttgaaacaaattatatatataaatgttcaaattaataattcaataaagatattttatgtgaatatatttaaatttgtattagcatttaaagatcaaatttcatttataatgatttaaattaattaaattatttaataaacataactGTTTAACtgtatttaataacttaaaaccaaaaataaacattatgtatcattcattcaatataattaa
This window harbors:
- the LOC107996521 gene encoding leucine-rich repeat and immunoglobulin-like domain-containing nogo receptor-interacting protein 1 isoform X1, whose amino-acid sequence is MYCRAQICIYYLLWIVTLSLKFTLEQETTTAKNWDCSAECICLSPKQVLCNTGGLKDIPTQQLPQTIEELSLTKNNFPIIKGDAFAGLKLLRKLTMDGNNISTIRPFAFRGLNKLRELSIQHTPLPFIEKFSFATLQNVSVLLLANNKIRYIEGYSFAGTSNIRVILLSNNPLLRIQSHAFSGVTNIVRLIFPSGIRTIEPDAFDGLQHVGLLKLTYMDLSSLQSYTFRGLSYVHSLNIQESDLGIVEKDAFTGLAHVDRLNILNNKIDLIEKLFLRYENSIEMLRFHGNHVLEAPRHAKDINLEVSSISAIDNHFPCDCQAHNVLESDFVNGTITEFQKKNYCISPIEYNGKPMNFVDFSLIAKCHDNVVQDNLGSGVVGIFTLPITLFLILLFSMNFFQ
- the LOC107996540 gene encoding NADH dehydrogenase [ubiquinone] 1 alpha subcomplex subunit 9, mitochondrial isoform X3, with protein sequence MTNMATWIPKIIRTIRNQNVYSASYTIQNNYSSEPRIIKNPTTASLKRGTGGRSSFNGIVCTVFGCSGFIGSSLCIRLGKIGTQLILPHRCDHYHIRELKVGGDLGQVFYHPFDLRDEESIIRTIKYSNVVINLIGSNYETRNFSFEDVHVEGARTLAKLAKQCNVERFIHMSCLNVEEKPTPIILKESSKILKTKWKGELAVKEEFPEATIIRPSVIYGHKDKFISHYMDQNRLNSNRLPLWDKGEKTEKQPVSIHDVISGIVAIIRNSDTAGKTYQFVGPKRYKLNELVKWMFDIKFKYFENNIKIVDMKYDPYAWLKTSLREYIYAIHPTTDMLWEVLECHHINDKIDSALPTLDDLGITPIDLQTRIEWEITPYIEYKMEIENLQRIIPPNVKSIPK
- the LOC107996521 gene encoding chondroadherin isoform X2 produces the protein MYCRAQICIYYLLWIVTLSLKFTLEQETTTAKNWDCSAECICLSPKQVLCNTGGLKDIPTQQLPQTIEELSLTKNNFPIIKGDAFAGLKLLRKLTMDGNNISTIRPFAFRGLNKLRELSIQHTPLPFIEKFSFATLQNVSVLLLANNKIRYIEGYSFAGVTNIVRLIFPSGIRTIEPDAFDGLQHVGLLKLTYMDLSSLQSYTFRGLSYVHSLNIQESDLGIVEKDAFTGLAHVDRLNILNNKIDLIEKLFLRYENSIEMLRFHGNHVLEAPRHAKDINLEVSSISAIDNHFPCDCQAHNVLESDFVNGTITEFQKKNYCISPIEYNGKPMNFVDFSLIAKCHDNVVQDNLGSGVVGIFTLPITLFLILLFSMNFFQ